One Prolixibacteraceae bacterium DNA segment encodes these proteins:
- the bamA gene encoding outer membrane protein assembly factor BamA has product MQKKLLVFVIAFMGCLSTFAQLADSTNFSIYYDTPKEYEIGGIQISGIKYLDTETLLQLSGLEVGETVMVPGEKVTAAIKKYWKQGLFSDVKITATKIVKGKIYLDIFLQERPRLSTVNFTGVSKGEREDIEEKVLLLKGSQVTDNSVNTAKRIIQSMMREKGFLNTEVTIVQRDDPEMKNYLILDINVDKKEKVKIQNIYFEGNKALETGVLERAMKKTKAKKLKNFFSTKKFLEDKYKEDKVHLIEKYNEKGYRDAVIVSDTVVPNLEHSNRVDIKIKIQEGKKYFFRDIRWIGNTVYTSEQLSNVLGIKAGDVFDQKLLEDRLRVDDDAIANQYMNNGYLFFNVSPVEVNVQSDSIDFEMRVFEGRQATISKVIIKGNDKTNEHVARREIRTRPGMLFSREDIIRSVRELAQLQHFNPEKIVPTPVPHPEEGTVDIEYSLEEQSNSKVELSGGWGAGMFVGSLGLTFNNFSLRRLFSNDGWGGSILPSGDGQTLSVRAQTNGSYYQNYNFSFVEPWLGGKKPNSFSFNIYYSKQTSGDSNYSYYSNPYGSYGGGYNSGYGGYNGSQYDYEITKSMQVFGTSIGLGHRLKWPDDYFTLYHEISYQRYVLNNWPYFLMADGVSNNLSFKNILSRNSVDNPLYPRRGSNFKLLLELTLPYSVFSDKDWSDKDMKDSEKYKWIEYYKTEFSGDIYTTLSKNNKLVLRTKFEYGFLGYYNEDLRSPFGTYQVGGDGMSGYNYYGSSVIGLRGYANNSLTPYNPEGNRSAYIYNKYLMELRYPLTLSQSATIYGLAFVEAGNSWYDSSTYDPFNLKRSAGAGIRIFLPMIGQIGFDWGYGFDTANTGRASDSGSQFHFVFGQSF; this is encoded by the coding sequence ATGCAAAAGAAGCTTTTAGTTTTTGTAATTGCCTTTATGGGGTGCTTGTCGACATTCGCACAGTTGGCTGATAGCACCAACTTTTCGATATACTATGATACCCCTAAAGAGTATGAAATTGGAGGTATTCAAATCTCAGGTATTAAATATTTAGATACAGAAACTTTACTACAACTTTCAGGTTTGGAAGTTGGTGAGACAGTAATGGTTCCGGGCGAAAAAGTGACCGCTGCGATAAAAAAATATTGGAAGCAGGGGCTATTCTCAGATGTTAAAATTACTGCTACTAAAATCGTAAAGGGAAAAATATATCTAGATATATTTCTTCAGGAACGTCCTCGCCTTTCAACGGTGAACTTTACTGGAGTCTCTAAAGGAGAGCGTGAAGATATTGAAGAGAAGGTATTACTCCTGAAAGGAAGTCAGGTGACCGATAATAGTGTGAATACAGCCAAACGTATTATTCAATCTATGATGCGTGAAAAAGGGTTTCTAAATACGGAGGTTACCATTGTCCAAAGAGATGATCCTGAGATGAAAAACTATCTTATCTTGGATATCAATGTGGATAAAAAAGAGAAGGTTAAGATTCAAAATATCTATTTCGAAGGAAACAAAGCGCTCGAAACAGGAGTCCTTGAAAGAGCAATGAAAAAGACTAAGGCTAAGAAGCTTAAGAACTTCTTCAGTACAAAGAAATTTCTAGAGGATAAATATAAAGAAGATAAAGTACATCTGATTGAGAAGTATAATGAAAAAGGTTATCGTGATGCTGTCATCGTTTCAGATACAGTAGTACCTAATCTAGAACATTCCAATCGTGTAGATATTAAGATCAAAATTCAAGAAGGAAAAAAATACTTTTTTAGAGATATACGTTGGATTGGAAACACTGTTTATACTTCGGAGCAATTGAGTAATGTGCTTGGTATTAAGGCGGGAGATGTGTTTGACCAAAAGTTATTAGAGGACCGTTTGAGAGTAGACGACGATGCGATTGCAAACCAATATATGAATAATGGTTACCTATTCTTTAATGTCTCTCCAGTGGAGGTCAATGTACAATCGGATTCAATTGATTTTGAAATGCGCGTTTTTGAAGGTCGCCAAGCTACCATTAGCAAAGTGATCATTAAAGGAAATGATAAGACAAACGAACATGTTGCACGTCGTGAAATACGTACGCGTCCAGGAATGCTTTTTAGTCGTGAAGATATTATCCGTTCTGTTCGAGAGTTAGCGCAACTACAACACTTTAATCCAGAGAAAATTGTCCCTACTCCTGTTCCTCACCCAGAAGAGGGGACTGTGGATATTGAATATTCTTTGGAAGAACAATCAAATAGTAAAGTGGAACTTTCTGGTGGTTGGGGAGCTGGTATGTTTGTTGGATCTCTTGGTTTGACATTTAATAACTTCTCTTTAAGACGTCTTTTTAGCAATGATGGCTGGGGCGGGTCTATTCTTCCTTCTGGAGACGGACAGACTTTAAGTGTCCGAGCACAAACTAATGGATCGTATTATCAAAACTATAATTTCTCATTTGTTGAGCCTTGGTTAGGTGGTAAGAAACCGAACTCTTTCTCATTCAATATATACTATTCTAAGCAGACGAGTGGAGATTCAAACTACTCTTACTATTCGAATCCTTATGGTAGTTATGGAGGAGGTTATAATAGTGGTTATGGTGGATATAATGGTTCTCAATATGATTATGAGATTACGAAGTCGATGCAGGTATTTGGAACTTCTATCGGTTTGGGACATCGTTTGAAATGGCCTGATGACTACTTTACTTTATATCACGAAATCTCTTATCAACGTTATGTCCTAAATAATTGGCCATATTTCTTGATGGCTGATGGGGTGTCTAATAACTTGTCATTTAAAAATATATTGAGTCGTAACTCTGTGGATAATCCTCTATATCCTCGTCGTGGATCAAACTTCAAATTGTTGTTAGAGCTAACACTCCCTTATTCTGTGTTTAGTGATAAAGATTGGAGTGATAAAGACATGAAAGATAGTGAGAAGTATAAGTGGATTGAGTATTATAAGACAGAGTTTTCAGGAGATATCTATACCACTCTTTCGAAGAATAACAAGCTGGTCCTTCGTACCAAATTTGAGTATGGTTTCTTAGGTTATTATAACGAGGACCTTCGTTCTCCTTTCGGTACTTACCAAGTCGGTGGTGATGGAATGTCAGGATATAACTATTATGGTTCAAGTGTGATTGGATTGAGAGGATATGCGAACAACTCATTAACTCCATATAATCCTGAAGGTAACCGTTCAGCTTATATTTATAATAAATACCTGATGGAGCTTCGTTATCCATTAACTCTTTCTCAAAGTGCAACCATTTATGGTTTGGCTTTCGTAGAGGCTGGTAATTCATGGTATGACTCATCGACATATGATCCTTTTAACCTAAAACGATCAGCAGGTGCAGGTATTCGTATTTTCTTACCAATGATTGGACAGATTGGTTTTGATTGGGGGTATGGATTTGATACTGCTAATACAGGACGAGCATCCGATTCTGGAAGCCAGTTCCACTTCGTATTTGGACAATCATTCTAA
- a CDS encoding OmpH family outer membrane protein, translated as MKKVFLSLVLFLFCSLSLCAQKVAYIDSRYILDNIPAYHSAQEQLNKASRSYQEELEKVHKEIEKMQSDLKTESILMTADMVKRRKDMILTKQKSYETLQKKYFGKDGSIFKKRKSLIKPIQDDIFNALQRIAEEGSFAIIMDKALKGNIIFSDPKYDLSDVVLERLGYKN; from the coding sequence ATGAAGAAGGTGTTTTTATCTTTAGTTCTTTTTTTGTTTTGCTCTTTGAGTTTATGTGCACAAAAGGTTGCATATATTGATAGCCGTTATATTCTCGACAATATTCCTGCATATCATTCTGCACAAGAACAACTAAATAAGGCTTCAAGATCTTATCAAGAAGAGTTGGAGAAGGTGCATAAAGAGATTGAAAAGATGCAGTCTGACCTGAAGACAGAGTCGATATTAATGACTGCTGACATGGTCAAAAGAAGAAAGGATATGATTCTAACGAAACAGAAAAGTTATGAAACACTTCAAAAAAAGTATTTCGGTAAAGATGGATCTATATTTAAGAAGAGAAAATCATTGATAAAACCAATTCAAGATGATATCTTTAATGCTCTGCAAAGGATTGCCGAGGAGGGCAGTTTTGCAATTATAATGGATAAAGCTTTGAAAGGAAATATTATTTTCTCAGATCCAAAGTATGATTTGAGTGATGTAGTTCTTGAAAGACTTGGATATAAGAATTAA
- a CDS encoding OmpH family outer membrane protein, translating to MKNALRTFVLFFVLFAGSVSAQTKIGHINFQQLLSVMPERAAATKQMEAHGKELETQLAELQKDFQTKVGEYQKNSGSMTDIVRSTKEGELRDLQQRIESFRVAAQQDVQKKQKNLFQPILEKAQGAVKKVAKEQGLTYVLDTSTGVVLYQSNESIDILPLVKVALGIK from the coding sequence ATGAAAAACGCATTGAGAACGTTCGTTCTATTTTTTGTTCTTTTCGCTGGATCAGTTTCAGCGCAAACAAAGATTGGTCATATCAATTTCCAGCAGTTGCTAAGTGTGATGCCTGAGAGAGCAGCAGCTACGAAACAGATGGAAGCTCATGGTAAAGAGCTAGAAACTCAATTGGCCGAACTTCAAAAAGATTTCCAAACAAAAGTCGGAGAATATCAAAAAAATAGTGGTTCTATGACTGATATTGTACGTTCCACTAAAGAGGGGGAGTTGAGAGATCTTCAACAACGTATTGAAAGTTTCCGCGTTGCAGCTCAACAAGATGTTCAGAAGAAACAGAAAAATCTGTTTCAACCAATCTTAGAGAAAGCACAAGGAGCAGTGAAGAAAGTGGCTAAAGAGCAAGGGTTAACTTATGTATTGGATACTAGTACAGGGGTTGTTCTTTACCAATCTAATGAAAGTATTGATATTCTACCTCTAGTTAAAGTTGCTTTAGGTATTAAATAA
- the murI gene encoding glutamate racemase has translation MTPIGVFDSGYGGLTVLKEMVQLLPQYDYLYLGDNARNPYGSRSFEVIYQYTKEAVDFLFSQGCELIILACNTASAKALRSIQQNDLYKWGPNKRVLGVIRPSVEYLIENSISGKIGVLGTEGTVKSNSYPLEIAKFSLKRSMEVFQQACPMWVPIIENNNIDTDGAKFFIHKDVTSLLSQSNDIDTLLLGCTHYPLIKSIIEQYVPDGVHVLSQGEIVAKSLMDYLSRHLDLERRCSKRGTTEFLTTESIALFNARASMFYGEEISAKQIEFH, from the coding sequence ATGACTCCTATTGGCGTTTTCGATTCTGGTTATGGAGGACTGACTGTTTTAAAAGAAATGGTTCAACTTCTTCCGCAATATGATTATCTATATTTAGGGGATAATGCGAGAAATCCTTATGGTTCTCGTTCCTTTGAGGTTATCTATCAGTACACGAAAGAGGCTGTAGATTTTCTTTTTTCTCAAGGGTGTGAATTGATTATTTTGGCATGTAACACAGCAAGTGCAAAAGCCTTAAGATCGATTCAGCAAAACGATCTTTATAAATGGGGCCCTAATAAGCGTGTTCTAGGTGTAATTCGCCCGAGTGTGGAGTATTTGATTGAGAATAGTATTTCAGGTAAAATAGGTGTATTAGGAACAGAAGGGACTGTTAAGTCAAACTCTTATCCGTTAGAAATTGCCAAGTTTTCGTTAAAACGAAGTATGGAAGTTTTTCAGCAGGCTTGTCCTATGTGGGTTCCTATCATTGAAAATAATAATATAGATACCGATGGTGCAAAGTTCTTTATTCATAAAGATGTCACCTCTCTTCTTTCACAATCTAACGATATAGATACACTTCTTCTTGGTTGTACCCATTATCCTTTGATAAAAAGTATAATAGAACAGTATGTACCAGATGGAGTTCATGTGCTTTCCCAAGGAGAGATTGTTGCGAAGAGTTTAATGGATTATCTCTCTCGACATCTTGATCTTGAAAGACGTTGTAGTAAAAGAGGAACGACTGAATTCTTAACAACTGAGTCGATCGCTCTTTTTAATGCTCGTGCTTCTATGTTTTATGGAGAGGAGATCTCTGCAAAACAGATTGAGTTTCATTAA
- a CDS encoding tetratricopeptide repeat protein has translation MKEYYLVQVIIKKQVTLALNKILLKKYTFRIIFSIIFSLHTLAIFAQFNTQQYFYHGRSKLHFENYVGAIKDFNIVIRLEPNNYEALFFRAVAKQYLEDYYGAKEDLDKAIEIKPYYPLAFMQRGMVNHSLKNYEIALDDYKKAMELDINNYSIYNNKGITEMALKDYKEAIKSYSRALKLNNRAINTYLNRSIAYQITDSLDLAIKDCTSAIKIRPHYDRAYLIRGRIKLEKDDFAGAIMDLNEAIRLNSRSSNSFFVRGLAKQKLGDLDGASTDYTMSIQLDPSMASAYLNRGLIKREKKQSSAEMDIQTACTLDPRIAKFQRRLRQEQQKRANPWYYAISHKAKKKGTKKTKNPNTSAPSIKPVDIHKKEKKTDTEKVSAKNLNLAQKLERGKLRRQEDRTGSQPPLIVGDNGKVTLTTEQPTEGLVQNINVIIELSPNFDFTYFNQHHLDYSKMQYFSMEVDKLNELNDQNPFLALTNHIQTSVYRYDEMQKYKEHIALFDALVATGEQPELFYLDRAILKNLSFEFESAKKDFTLSKKYAPKNILTYFGSANNMVDMADYLRSISETQKALLGDLEEKDEVDFSNYKEALIDYQKVVQMNPKFHFAWFNIGNTYIKMEDYNNAIEYYNKAVEVFPAFAEAYFNRGLTKIYLKDIEGGALDLSKAGELGMVQAYNIIKRYCD, from the coding sequence TTGAAAGAATACTATCTTGTACAAGTAATTATCAAAAAACAAGTAACATTGGCATTAAATAAAATTCTTTTGAAAAAATATACTTTCCGCATCATATTTTCTATCATTTTCAGCCTCCATACATTGGCTATTTTTGCACAATTTAATACGCAACAATATTTCTATCATGGACGTAGTAAACTTCACTTTGAAAACTATGTAGGAGCCATTAAAGATTTCAATATCGTAATTCGCCTAGAACCAAACAATTACGAAGCATTATTCTTTAGAGCAGTTGCAAAACAGTACTTAGAAGACTACTATGGAGCGAAAGAGGATTTGGACAAAGCAATAGAAATTAAGCCCTACTACCCTTTGGCATTTATGCAAAGAGGGATGGTAAATCACTCCCTAAAAAACTATGAGATTGCTTTAGATGATTACAAAAAAGCAATGGAATTAGATATTAATAATTACTCTATCTATAACAACAAAGGGATTACAGAGATGGCACTAAAAGACTATAAGGAAGCCATTAAATCCTATAGCCGAGCTCTGAAACTTAACAACCGTGCCATTAACACCTACTTAAATCGTAGTATAGCATATCAAATTACCGACAGTCTTGATTTAGCAATTAAAGATTGTACCTCGGCAATTAAAATAAGACCACACTACGATCGTGCGTATCTTATTAGAGGGAGAATTAAGTTAGAGAAAGATGACTTTGCTGGAGCAATTATGGATCTAAATGAAGCAATACGACTAAACTCAAGGTCATCAAATTCCTTTTTTGTTAGAGGATTAGCGAAGCAGAAATTAGGAGATCTTGATGGTGCATCAACAGACTATACGATGTCCATCCAGTTAGATCCATCCATGGCATCTGCATACCTCAATAGAGGATTAATTAAAAGAGAAAAGAAGCAATCCAGTGCCGAAATGGATATCCAAACAGCATGTACTTTAGATCCCAGAATAGCAAAGTTTCAAAGACGCCTTAGGCAAGAGCAACAAAAAAGAGCCAACCCTTGGTATTATGCTATAAGTCATAAAGCGAAGAAGAAAGGAACAAAAAAAACAAAAAATCCAAACACCTCGGCTCCAAGTATCAAACCGGTAGACATTCATAAAAAAGAGAAGAAAACAGATACTGAAAAAGTCTCGGCTAAAAACCTCAATCTAGCTCAAAAGCTTGAAAGAGGAAAGCTACGTCGACAAGAGGATCGTACAGGAAGTCAACCGCCACTAATCGTTGGAGATAATGGAAAGGTTACACTCACTACAGAACAGCCAACAGAAGGGCTTGTTCAGAATATTAATGTAATTATTGAACTTAGTCCGAACTTTGACTTTACCTATTTCAATCAACATCATTTAGATTACTCAAAAATGCAATACTTTAGCATGGAGGTAGATAAACTGAACGAACTTAATGATCAAAATCCATTTCTTGCATTGACCAATCATATTCAAACCTCAGTTTATCGTTATGATGAGATGCAGAAATATAAAGAACATATTGCACTCTTTGATGCATTAGTTGCGACAGGAGAACAGCCAGAACTATTCTATTTAGATCGTGCTATTCTGAAAAATCTATCTTTCGAATTCGAATCTGCAAAGAAAGACTTTACGTTGTCCAAAAAGTATGCACCTAAAAACATACTTACATACTTTGGATCGGCTAACAATATGGTAGATATGGCCGACTATCTGCGTTCAATCTCTGAAACTCAAAAAGCACTTCTAGGGGATTTAGAGGAGAAGGATGAAGTAGACTTCAGTAACTACAAAGAAGCACTAATCGACTATCAAAAGGTAGTGCAGATGAATCCCAAATTTCACTTTGCTTGGTTTAATATTGGAAACACTTATATTAAGATGGAAGATTATAATAATGCCATCGAATACTATAACAAAGCAGTCGAAGTATTCCCTGCATTTGCAGAAGCATACTTTAACCGAGGACTAACAAAGATCTATTTAAAAGATATTGAAGGAGGTGCTTTAGACCTTAGTAAAGCAGGCGAGCTAGGAATGGTGCAAGCCTACAACATCATTAAACGTTATTGTGATTAA
- a CDS encoding Crp/Fnr family transcriptional regulator, producing MLENILQQTVLFKGIDNTDITCILEQSRHKRTKFTKGSLIAHAGDSIEDLIIILDGSLEGAMLDLAGNKLKIEQLNAPMLIAAAFVYGKKNKFPVNLMAKTDGELFRIEKRSFTKLLTSYDKLLINYLNIISNKAQFLSEKITFLSFKTIRQKLAFFLLKKGQETVTIQESQSALAELFGVTRPSLARTIGELSSLGIISWERKQVTIHNVTALQNILMD from the coding sequence ATGTTGGAGAATATATTACAACAAACAGTACTATTTAAAGGAATAGATAACACGGATATAACATGTATATTAGAACAGTCTAGACACAAAAGGACAAAATTTACGAAAGGAAGCCTCATTGCCCATGCGGGCGATTCAATTGAAGATCTTATCATTATTTTGGATGGTAGTCTAGAGGGAGCAATGTTAGATCTTGCAGGAAATAAGCTAAAAATAGAGCAACTAAATGCACCTATGCTCATTGCTGCAGCTTTTGTTTACGGTAAGAAAAATAAATTCCCAGTGAATTTAATGGCAAAAACCGATGGGGAGCTATTTCGTATTGAGAAGAGATCATTTACAAAACTATTAACCTCATACGATAAGCTCCTTATAAATTACCTTAATATCATTTCCAACAAAGCGCAATTCCTCTCAGAAAAAATCACCTTCCTTTCTTTCAAAACAATACGTCAGAAATTAGCCTTTTTCCTTCTCAAGAAAGGACAAGAAACCGTGACAATACAAGAATCACAGTCTGCCTTAGCTGAGCTCTTTGGAGTAACAAGGCCCTCTTTAGCAAGAACAATTGGAGAACTTTCATCTCTTGGTATTATCTCATGGGAAAGAAAACAGGTGACCATTCACAATGTAACAGCTTTACAAAATATATTAATGGACTAA
- a CDS encoding 4Fe-4S binding protein: protein MREIIKIDEDLCNGCGLCIPNCHEGALRIIDNKARLISDLMCDGLGACIGHCPKGAIQIEKREAAPYDEILVIKDMVKKGLNTVVAHLCHLKDYNEMEFVRQGVSWMSQNQDAFEFDLQEVKKVVHNHKGGTKQAEKPEEKKINMKSSLLMDNASSGGCGSGCPGSQNIAFDAPAEMNTPQMSTATPSALRQWPVQMHLLNPNAPFLRNADLLVAADCVAFTLGNFHSEYLQGKALAIACPKLDSQQQAYVDKLIMMINEARINTITVMLMEVPCCGGLLRLVQEACLEASRKVPVKTITVSVQGEILDESWV, encoded by the coding sequence ATGAGAGAGATAATTAAAATTGATGAAGACTTATGTAATGGTTGTGGTCTGTGTATTCCAAACTGTCATGAAGGCGCATTAAGAATTATTGACAATAAGGCTCGATTGATAAGCGATTTGATGTGTGATGGTCTTGGTGCATGTATAGGGCACTGTCCAAAAGGAGCTATTCAGATTGAAAAGCGTGAGGCTGCACCTTATGATGAGATTTTAGTAATTAAAGATATGGTGAAGAAGGGTTTAAATACAGTAGTCGCTCACCTATGTCATTTGAAAGATTATAATGAAATGGAATTTGTCCGTCAAGGAGTTTCGTGGATGTCTCAAAATCAAGATGCTTTTGAGTTTGATCTTCAGGAGGTAAAAAAAGTTGTTCACAACCATAAAGGGGGAACGAAACAAGCAGAAAAACCAGAAGAGAAAAAAATAAATATGAAGTCATCACTTTTAATGGATAATGCATCGTCAGGAGGTTGTGGATCTGGATGCCCTGGGTCTCAAAATATAGCTTTTGATGCTCCTGCTGAAATGAATACTCCACAAATGTCTACTGCAACTCCTAGTGCATTGCGCCAATGGCCTGTTCAAATGCACTTGTTAAATCCGAATGCCCCATTCCTTAGAAATGCTGATTTACTTGTTGCTGCTGATTGTGTCGCATTTACTCTTGGTAACTTTCATTCAGAGTATTTGCAAGGTAAAGCTTTAGCAATTGCGTGTCCAAAGTTAGATTCACAACAGCAGGCTTATGTGGATAAGTTGATTATGATGATCAATGAAGCACGCATCAATACGATTACTGTAATGTTGATGGAAGTGCCATGTTGTGGTGGCTTATTGAGATTGGTACAAGAGGCTTGTTTGGAGGCTTCAAGAAAAGTGCCGGTTAAAACCATCACTGTTAGTGTTCAAGGTGAAATTTTAGATGAATCCTGGGTTTAA